A stretch of DNA from Paracoccus methylovorus:
CCGCATCCATCTGCGCCTCGCTGTCCAGGGTCACGACACGGCCCACAGCGGACATAAGCGCCCGGGCCAGCGTCGTCTCGGCCTCGCCAGCCTTGGCATTGCCGACGATGGCAGTGATGCCCTGACCGATGGCGGCCGGCGTATTCGGCATGGCCCGCACGATCGGCGCGGCTGGAAAAGCCTGTTCATAAGCCGCCAGCGTCACGCCCGCGGCGACCGAAACCACCAGCGTCGAAGCCCCCACCGTAAGCCGTGGCAGCACATCCGCCATCATCTGCGGCTTGACCGCGATCACCAGAACCGCCGGATCGGCCGGCAATTCTCCGTTGATTGAAATACCCAAATCCGACAGATCGGCCCGAGGGTTAGGGTCGATCACATGCACGGCATCCGCCGCCAGCCCCTGCTTCAGCCAGCCTTGCAGCAACGCGCCGCCCATCCGGCCGCAGCCGATCAGCACGAGACCGCGCCCGTTCAATGCAGAAAGTTCCATGCCCCCCCCAATTGGCCGCGCCGCCCGGGCGGCGTTCAGGCCCTTCCGTAGGCCTCGGACATGGCGATGTCCATAGCGGCCGCGGGCGAGGCATCGCCCCAGCAGGCCAGTTGGAAACATGGATAAAATCGCTCGCAGGCCAGAATGGCATTGCCGATCATCTGGTCGATCTGCTCGGGGCTGGCGATGGCGTCGCCGGATAGCACCAGCCCGTAACGCCAGACCATCAGCTTTTGCGGCCCCCAGAAGGTGAAACCGCCATCCCAGACCTGATCGTTGGCAAGGTTCAGCACCTCGTAAAGCGCCGGCAGCTTCTCGGTCGGAGGGTCCATGTCGAAGGTGCAGATCAATCGCAGAACCTCCTCGCGCGGCGACCATGCCAGCGTGATCGAATAGGTGCGCCACTGCCCCTCGACGGCCATGGCGATCTGATCCTCGGCCAGACGGTCGAAGTCCCATTCGTGATACGTGGCGACTGTCTCGACCACGTCGATGGGATGAATGTCATCGCTATGGATAAAGTCCAGCTGTGCCATGTCCTGTCCCCCTGCCTGTCTGAGAGCGGGGCAAGGTAAAACCCCAACCCTTGGTGGCCCAGACTACACCCGGCGTAGTTTCCGGAATGTGCCTACAACATATCGTGTGACGGTTCCACGAGGGTGTAAAGCGAAAATTCCGTTACCGGCTTATGTCAGCCGAACTCAAGCCGCTTGACCGCGCAGCGCAGGCAGGCTCAAACCGCCCAAAACCTGAAGGGGGGCGGATGCGCGATCACGGCGGCGATATCGACAAGGCGGCAAACCGCTTTGGGGGGACGGACTGGATCGACCTGTCAACGGGAATCAACCGCCGAAGCTGGCAGGCCGGGCCGCTTTCAGCGCACGCCCTGACCGCCCTGCCGACACAGCAGGATCAGGCGCGGCTTTGCGCCTTGGCCGCGGTGCGATTCGGCTGCGCATCCGAACAGATCCTGCCGCTGGCGGGCGCCTCGGCGGCGATCCAGCTTGTGCCGCATGTGATCCCGGGGCAGCGGGCAGCCGTGTTTTCGCCCACCTATAACGAACATGCTGGCAGCCTGCGTTCTGCCGGTTGGCAGGTGGCGGAACCCCATGATCCGGCGGGGCTGTCCGGTGCCGATCTGGCGGTGATCGTAAACCCGAACAATCCCGACGGGCGCGAATTCACGCCGGCGCAGATCGCCGCCATCGCCGCGACGGTCGGCCATCTGGTCGTGGACGAAAGCTTTGCCGATCCGCGCCCGGATCTGTCCGTAGCGAGCGAACGACCGGACAACGTGATCGTGCTGCGCAGTTTCGGCAAGTTCTGGGGCCTCGCCGGGCTGAGGCTGGGCTTTGCCATCGCCGCGCCCGATCTGCTGACGCGGCTGGCAGAGCGTGCAGGCCCCTGGCCGGTCAGCGGGCCGGCGTTGGAAATCGGCGCGCAAGCACTGGCCGATGCGCGATGGGCCGACGATACCGTAGTCTGGCTGTCCGAGGCGACGCTGCATCTGGACCAGATCCTTACCGCGCAGGGTTGGAACCTGATCGGCGGCACGCATCTGTTCCGGCTCTACGAGGTGGCCGAGGCACGTGCCGCGCGCGATCTGCTGGCCCGCGCCGGGATCTGGAGCCGTATCTTCCCTTGGCACGACCGCTGGATCAGGCTGGGCATTCCCGGCAATCGCCGGGAATTCGACCGCTTGGCGCAGGCGTTCAAAGCACCCGGTTGATATGACCCATCTTGCGGCCGGGACGCGCCTCGCCCTTGCCATAAAGATGGATCTGGGTGCGCGGCCGCCCAAGCAGTTCGGGAATGCGCAGGATATCGTCGCCGATCAGGTTCTCCATCTCGACATCGGCATAACGCTGACCGTCCCCCAGAGGCAGGCCGGCGACCGCACGGATATGCTGTTCGAACTGATCGACAGCGCAGCCCGCCTGCGTCCAGTGCCCCGAGTTATGCACACGCGGCGCGATCTCGTTCACCACCAGCCCTTCGCGGGTCACGAAAAGCTCGACCCCCATGACACCGACATAATCCAGCGCATTGACGATCCGGGCGGCGATCAGCACCGCATCCGTCAGCAGGCCTTGCGGCAGGCCGCAGGGAACCGCTGTCGTGTGCAGGATACCGTCGCGGTGGACGTTCAGCCCCGGGTCGTAGGCTGCGACCTGCCCATCCACGCCCCGCGCGACGATGACGCTGATCTCGGCCGAAAAATCGACGAACCCCTCCAGCACCGAGGGTGCGCCGGTCCATTCCCGCTGGGCCGCGTCGGAAAACCGGATCTGACCCTTGCCGTCATAGCCCAGCCGCCGGGTTTTGAGGATCGAGGGCACGCCCAGCGCCTCCAGCGCCTCGGACAAGTCCGCTTCGGTTTCCACGTTGCGATAGGGGGCGGTCCGCAAGCCGATGCCGGTCAGGAAATCCTTTTCGCTTAGCCGGTCCTGCGACACGGCAAGCGCGCGACGGTTCGGCCGGATCGGGCGCAGCGACTCCAGCAAGTCCAGCGCCGCCGTGGGCACGTTCTCGAATTCATAGGTGATGACATCGACCGATTCGGCGAATGCGCGCAAGGCGGCCTCGTCCTCATACGGCGCGGTGGTCAGCGCATGGGCCACGTCGCCCGCCGGTGCGGCACCCGGCTCATAGATATGGCAGCGATAGCCAAGCCGGCTGGCTGCGACCGACAGCATCCGGCCCAACTGACCGCCACCCAGAATGCCGATTACCGAACCTGTGGGCAGTTCACTCATCTTTCGGCTCCTCAGGGATGGAATCCGACAGCGCCTGACGCCAGGCATCCAGCCGCCCGGCCAGCGCAGGGTCCGAGATCGCAAGAATGCCCGCCGCCATCAGCCCGGCATTGGCCGCACCGGCTGCCCCGATGGCCATGGTGGCGACGGGATAGCCCTTGGGCATCTGCAGGATGGAATAAAGCGAATCGACGCCGGACAGCGCCTTGGTCTGCACCGGCACGCCGATCACCGGCACCCGGGTCTTGCTCGCCATCATGCCCGGCAGATGCGCGGCCCCGCCGGCACCGGCGATAATGACCTTCAGCCCCCGCGCCACAGCCGTCTTGCCATAGTCCCATAACCGGTCCGGCGTGCGATGGGCGCTGACGATCCGGGCCTCGTAGCCCACGCCCAACTCGTCCAGTATGGCTGCGGCCTCGCGCATGGTGGGCCAGTCGGACTGGCTGCCCATGATGATTCCGACGGGTTTTTCCATGGCGACCCCCTTTTGCGCCCCGCCCTAACGCGACGGACGGAATCATGCAATCAGGCGATGATATCCGGGGTCAACTCATCCTCAAGCCGGGCGATGCGGTCCTTCAGCGCAAGCTTCTGCTTCTTGAGCCGTTGCAGCGTCAGCGAATGGGTCAGGCTTTGTTCCGAAAGCGCGGCGATCGCCACGTCAAGGTCCCGATGTTCGCGGCGCAGCACCTCGAGTTTGGCGCGGCCGATTTCTTCATGGGACATCTCGTGCTGGGCGTTCATCTGGGGCCTCGGGCTGGAACGCCTTGGTTATAGCGCAGCCCC
This window harbors:
- the proC gene encoding pyrroline-5-carboxylate reductase, with translation MELSALNGRGLVLIGCGRMGGALLQGWLKQGLAADAVHVIDPNPRADLSDLGISINGELPADPAVLVIAVKPQMMADVLPRLTVGASTLVVSVAAGVTLAAYEQAFPAAPIVRAMPNTPAAIGQGITAIVGNAKAGEAETTLARALMSAVGRVVTLDSEAQMDAVTALSGSGPAYVFHMIEAMAAAGEAEGLSPALALELARATVAGAGALAVHADEDPAKLREAVTSPGGTTAAGLKILMDPHGGLPPLMRRTIAAAAERGRELGR
- a CDS encoding type III secretion system chaperone family protein — encoded protein: MAQLDFIHSDDIHPIDVVETVATYHEWDFDRLAEDQIAMAVEGQWRTYSITLAWSPREEVLRLICTFDMDPPTEKLPALYEVLNLANDQVWDGGFTFWGPQKLMVWRYGLVLSGDAIASPEQIDQMIGNAILACERFYPCFQLACWGDASPAAAMDIAMSEAYGRA
- the cobD gene encoding threonine-phosphate decarboxylase CobD; this translates as MRDHGGDIDKAANRFGGTDWIDLSTGINRRSWQAGPLSAHALTALPTQQDQARLCALAAVRFGCASEQILPLAGASAAIQLVPHVIPGQRAAVFSPTYNEHAGSLRSAGWQVAEPHDPAGLSGADLAVIVNPNNPDGREFTPAQIAAIAATVGHLVVDESFADPRPDLSVASERPDNVIVLRSFGKFWGLAGLRLGFAIAAPDLLTRLAERAGPWPVSGPALEIGAQALADARWADDTVVWLSEATLHLDQILTAQGWNLIGGTHLFRLYEVAEARAARDLLARAGIWSRIFPWHDRWIRLGIPGNRREFDRLAQAFKAPG
- a CDS encoding 5-(carboxyamino)imidazole ribonucleotide synthase; the encoded protein is MSELPTGSVIGILGGGQLGRMLSVAASRLGYRCHIYEPGAAPAGDVAHALTTAPYEDEAALRAFAESVDVITYEFENVPTAALDLLESLRPIRPNRRALAVSQDRLSEKDFLTGIGLRTAPYRNVETEADLSEALEALGVPSILKTRRLGYDGKGQIRFSDAAQREWTGAPSVLEGFVDFSAEISVIVARGVDGQVAAYDPGLNVHRDGILHTTAVPCGLPQGLLTDAVLIAARIVNALDYVGVMGVELFVTREGLVVNEIAPRVHNSGHWTQAGCAVDQFEQHIRAVAGLPLGDGQRYADVEMENLIGDDILRIPELLGRPRTQIHLYGKGEARPGRKMGHINRVL
- the purE gene encoding 5-(carboxyamino)imidazole ribonucleotide mutase produces the protein MEKPVGIIMGSQSDWPTMREAAAILDELGVGYEARIVSAHRTPDRLWDYGKTAVARGLKVIIAGAGGAAHLPGMMASKTRVPVIGVPVQTKALSGVDSLYSILQMPKGYPVATMAIGAAGAANAGLMAAGILAISDPALAGRLDAWRQALSDSIPEEPKDE
- a CDS encoding YdcH family protein; translated protein: MNAQHEMSHEEIGRAKLEVLRREHRDLDVAIAALSEQSLTHSLTLQRLKKQKLALKDRIARLEDELTPDIIA